The proteins below come from a single Chiloscyllium punctatum isolate Juve2018m chromosome 20, sChiPun1.3, whole genome shotgun sequence genomic window:
- the LOC140491790 gene encoding interleukin-8-like translates to MRKMVSKTTVTVLSVIALCLAFADALPRLPHLRRCRCITQAEQLQSSMRISNIKIFFKQGLCPNIEIIVNLQDNKRICLNPDSEVGRKMISFMKKKMNN, encoded by the exons ATGAGAAAGATGGTCAGCAAAACCACAGTCACTGTTTTGTCAGTCATTGCTCTGTGTCTGGCGTTTGCAGACG CTCTACCTCGCTTACCTCATCTGAGACGTTGTCGATGCATTACCCAAGCAGAACAATTGCAATCATCAATGAGAATCAGCAACATTAAAATCTTCTTTAAACAGGGTCTATGTCCAAACATTGAGATCAT TGTCAACTTGCAAGATAATAAAAGGATTTGCTTGAACCCTGACTCAGAAGTTGGGAGGAAAATGATTTCTTTTATGAAAAA GAAAATGAACAACTGA